The following proteins are co-located in the Corynebacterium aquilae DSM 44791 genome:
- the clcA gene encoding H(+)/Cl(-) exchange transporter ClcA, with protein sequence MRAKLPLGHRGPESAESFTVFMIAACIVGVVTGALAMAFKLSLEWVGHRRAIALEWSERHGVAGVVVIIFAGALMTAAAAWLVRRVEPAAEGSGIPRVEAVVTKRGTIGHFRLLPVKFVGGVLSIGSGLALGREGPSVQMGGNVAMMISRALRRNDADMRTLIASGAAAGLAATFNAPIAGGVFVLEELLKRFDARTTLATLMASASAFGVAQFFLHGDEFRVPDLATPSLKHIPAYALLGVLAGLLGALYNKAVMASLRFVDGSKIPAEVRAGIIGASVACVALVSPYLVGGGDPITQDALSGNQTVTALLIILGVRFVLGVVSYAACTPGGLFAPMLVMGSSLGLVIGLIGQQLVPEVFPEPQALALVGMAAFFAATVRAPLTGIILATEMTGSVTVLPPMLGACAVAVFVAMVVRSAPIYDALAQRSEQAEAAAAREGKPGGPLVGRSTAPTV encoded by the coding sequence ATGCGCGCGAAGCTGCCCCTAGGTCACCGCGGGCCTGAATCCGCCGAATCCTTCACCGTTTTCATGATCGCCGCCTGCATCGTCGGCGTGGTCACCGGCGCTTTGGCCATGGCCTTCAAATTGTCCCTGGAATGGGTGGGGCATCGGCGTGCTATCGCCCTGGAATGGTCGGAGCGCCACGGGGTGGCGGGGGTGGTGGTGATCATCTTCGCGGGCGCGTTGATGACCGCGGCCGCCGCCTGGCTGGTGCGTCGCGTCGAACCGGCAGCCGAAGGCAGTGGCATTCCCCGCGTGGAGGCGGTGGTCACCAAACGGGGAACCATCGGCCACTTCCGCCTCCTGCCCGTCAAATTCGTCGGCGGTGTGCTCTCCATCGGGTCCGGCCTTGCACTCGGCCGGGAAGGCCCGAGTGTGCAGATGGGCGGCAATGTCGCCATGATGATCTCCCGCGCGCTGCGCCGCAACGATGCCGACATGCGCACCCTCATCGCCTCCGGCGCGGCCGCCGGCCTGGCCGCCACCTTCAACGCACCCATCGCCGGCGGCGTGTTCGTGCTGGAAGAACTCCTCAAACGCTTCGACGCGCGCACCACGCTCGCCACTCTCATGGCCAGCGCCTCTGCTTTCGGGGTTGCGCAATTTTTCCTCCACGGCGACGAATTCCGCGTCCCCGACCTGGCAACGCCCTCACTCAAACACATCCCCGCCTACGCGCTCCTTGGGGTGTTAGCCGGACTCCTGGGCGCCCTGTACAACAAGGCCGTCATGGCAAGCTTGCGATTCGTCGACGGCTCGAAGATTCCGGCCGAGGTGCGCGCCGGGATCATTGGCGCATCGGTGGCATGTGTCGCCCTCGTCTCCCCTTATCTGGTGGGTGGTGGTGACCCCATCACCCAGGATGCGCTGTCCGGAAACCAGACGGTCACCGCCTTGCTCATTATCTTGGGCGTGCGCTTTGTGTTGGGTGTGGTCTCCTATGCGGCCTGTACTCCCGGTGGGTTGTTTGCCCCGATGCTGGTGATGGGATCCAGCTTGGGGTTGGTCATTGGGCTGATAGGTCAGCAGCTAGTGCCGGAAGTTTTTCCCGAGCCACAGGCGTTGGCCTTGGTGGGCATGGCGGCATTTTTCGCGGCCACGGTCAGGGCACCCTTGACTGGCATTATCCTCGCCACGGAGATGACCGGGTCGGTGACTGTCTTGCCGCCGATGCTGGGCGCGTGTGCGGTGGCGGTGTTTGTGGCCATGGTCGTGCGCAGTGCACCAATCTACGATGCCCTGGCGCAGCGCTCGGAACAGGCGGAAGCGGCTGCTGCGCGGGAAGGCAAGCCTGGTGGTCCGCTGGTTGGGCGGTCGACCGCGCCGACGGTGTAG
- a CDS encoding nitroreductase family protein, which yields MDVHEAIARRRAIREYTDEPIREDVVDRVVRAALEAPSAFNLQLRDVVVIRDPETKRMLSESSRQAQFEAADTVLVFVARAEALPEDAADILPADYLARVKKVKESMPPAALREAAMKDTMLAAGFALVAASAEGLATSPTTGWNEEAVKELIGLGGREDRGIGLVVAMGHPAVEAPHPGRQDSRRVDERYA from the coding sequence ATGGATGTGCATGAGGCCATTGCCCGCCGCCGCGCGATTCGGGAATACACCGATGAACCCATCCGCGAGGATGTTGTCGACCGGGTGGTTCGCGCCGCATTAGAGGCCCCGAGCGCGTTCAACCTGCAGCTGCGCGACGTGGTGGTCATTCGCGACCCTGAGACCAAGCGCATGTTGAGCGAAAGCTCCCGCCAGGCACAATTTGAGGCTGCCGATACCGTCCTCGTATTCGTCGCCCGCGCCGAGGCGCTGCCCGAAGATGCCGCAGACATCCTGCCCGCCGACTACCTGGCGCGCGTAAAGAAGGTCAAGGAATCAATGCCACCGGCAGCGCTGCGAGAAGCGGCGATGAAAGACACGATGCTGGCCGCAGGTTTCGCCCTGGTAGCGGCCTCCGCCGAAGGCCTGGCCACGAGCCCCACCACCGGCTGGAACGAGGAGGCAGTGAAGGAACTCATCGGCCTGGGTGGCCGCGAAGATCGCGGAATCGGCCTCGTTGTTGCCATGGGACATCCGGCAGTCGAGGCGCCGCACCCCGGCCGTCAGGACTCTCGCCGCGTCGATGAGCGCTACGCATAG